A genomic segment from Papilio machaon chromosome 10, ilPapMach1.1, whole genome shotgun sequence encodes:
- the LOC106717993 gene encoding kunitz-type U19-barytoxin-Tl1a produces MPYIVVRKYFHVQCTFLVLIVIYVMGKVACNFTLTSATIRQYTIPKTTKLMKRYMESVVFKAAPQIELPEIDRRKISPEEIWNWDYWCKLQPKTGNCSDFVIRYYYDIQIDQCVNFTYSGCDGNKNNFESAEKCEQYCHGTTYLSLKEETSNYCALQQDAGICLAVVQMYYYDINKENCMVFHYGGCGGNRNRFNKKGDCLSDCKGT; encoded by the exons ATGCCATATATTGTTGTGAGAAAGTATTTCCATGtacaatgtacatttttagtattaatagtaatttatgtaatgGGTAAAGTGGCGTGTAACTTTACGTTAACTTCAGCTACAATACGACAGTACACGATACCGAAAACAACTAAATTAATGAAACGTTATATGGAATCAGTTGTATTTAAAGCAGCGCCACAAATTGAACTGCCTGAGATAGatagaagaaaaatat CACCAGAAGAAATTTGGAACTGGGATTATTGGTGCAAGTTGCAACCGAAAACAGGAAATTGTTCCGATTTTGTAATAAG atattactATGACATACAAATAGACCAGTGCGTTAACTTCACGTACAGTGGATGTGACGgcaacaaaaataactttgaatCTGCCGAAAAATGCGAACAATATTGTCATG GAACTACTTATTTATCACTAAAGGAAGAAACTTCAAATTATTGCGCTTTGCAACAGGACGCCGGTATTTGTCTCGCTGTAGTTCAAAT GTACTACTATgatataaacaaagaaaattgtatGGTATTCCATTACGGAGGCTGTGGAGGAAATCGTaacagatttaataaaaaaggagACTGTTTGAGTGATTGCAAAGGAACataa